A window of Mycoplasmopsis equigenitalium genomic DNA:
TAAAGAATTTATTAGTAGGTTAAACTCAAAAAGCGTGCTGGATTTATATTGCGGTATTGGGACAATAGGGTTATATGTTGCCGAAAAAGTTGATAAAATACTTGGGATCGAAGTTGTACCCGAAGCAATAAATAACGCTAAAACTAATGCTAATTTAAATAAGATAACTAATGCTAATTTCATTTGTAAAAACGCTTCAAAAATAACTAGTCAGACACTCGAAGGTATTGATACAATAATTGTTGATCCCCCTCGTAGCGGTTTAAGTAGTGCTGAGATTAATATACTTAACAAATCAAGTATCAAAAATATTATTTATTTAAGTTGTAATCCCCATACTTTAGTTAGGGATTTGCAATTGTTTAAAGAAATTAAAATTAAAGAAGTAATTCCTTTTGATATGTTTCCACAAACGCCACACATAGAAACTCTCGTTTTACTTGAAAGAAAAGCATAGAAGTTGGCTTAGATGCAGCAAATTTAAAAAATGAAAATGATGAACTTAGAGTGACGCAATTATGGTTATTTTGTAATTCGTCAATTTTTGATATAGATTTCTTGTCTAACTAATAGCAATATTATTTTTAAAATCTAAGAATAGTTTTGATACATAAAATTTAAAAATAGTAAGAAATGAAAGGATTTTAAGTTAGATTTTATGAAAATCTATAAACTAATTTAAGCCAAGAACCAATACATTTTTGTAAAAAATGTTAACATGTATATGTTAAATATTTAAAAAATAGCAATTTTATGAATTGGACAAAGTCTATAAAAGAACTAAAGAAATTAACGTCTTAATTTGCGAATAATTTGCTAAAAAAAACTGTCTTTTTTGCGTTGAAGCAATAGATTAAAAAAGCGAGTAACAGCCAGTGAAAAGAGAATTAAGGAAAAATATTGAAATAGTAGAAGATAGAAAGAAACAAAGAATTGTTAAAACTAAGAAAGTCTATCCACCAGATATAGATGCTTGTAAATATTTTTTGATGATTAAGTTTGGTAGAGATTACTCACCTAGAAAGTTTGAATTAGAGATTCTAGAAAAGAAAACTGCTGAAGCTGTAGAACTTTGGCCAGAAGATAAATAATTTACTCCCCCCGGTCTCGATTTTATTTTTAAAGCCTTTGGTATCGTGCGCAAGGCCTCCAATATACGTGACCTAAATTTTTCAAAAATCAGGTATTTATTTTGAGATTATGAGAAAATATAAGACTTTAGTGGGAATAACTGAGAAAATAATGAGAATTTTTCTAAATTATGTTTATTTGGTTTCGTGGACAAAAGATCATAAAAGTGATATACTAATCACATAAAGAAATAAACAAATTGGAGGCGGTAATATGAAATACTCTGAAGCAATTAAAAAGTTGAGAAAAAAGATGATTTTAACTCAGACTGAATTTGCTAATATGTTTGAAGTTTCTTTTGGTACTGTAAATAGATGGGAATCTGGTAAGTATAGACCAACTACTAAAGTTAAAAGAAAATTACAACCTTACTTTGAAAAATATAATATCGATGTAGATGTGGAGGAGGAGTAAACAATGTCACAAATCATTAATGAAGATATCTTATGGGGTGCTGCTGAAAAGCTTAGAGATAAATGCGATCCTGCAGATTATAAAAATGTTGTTTTAGGATTAGTTTTCTTAAAATACGTAAGTGACAAGTTTTCTGCTAAATATAAAGAATTAGCAAAAGTTGGTGACGGAAGAGAAAAAGACGATGATTATTACATCTCAGATCACGTTTTTATCGTCCCTAAAGAAGCTTTATGGGATACTGTAGCTTCTCATTCAAAACAAGAAGATTTAGGCCAAATAATCGATAATGCATTTATTTGTCTTGAAAGGAGCAATAATCAATTAAAGGGTATTTTACCTAAAACATATTCAAAGAGTGATCTAGATAAAACAGCATTGGGTGAACTTGTAGATTTTTTCTCAAATAACTTAAATATGGAAGATGCCGATGGTGACTTCTTCGGACAAGTATATGAATATTACATTGGCGCATTCGCTAAATATATTCCAACAAAAGGCGGAGAGTTCTTTACTCCTAAATCTGTTGTTGAATTGATGGTTGATATTCTAGAACCATATCAAGGTAGAGTTTATGATCCTTGTTGTGGATCTGGTGGTATGTTCGTTCAATGTTCTAAATTCGTAAAAGAACATCAAGGTAATGTTGATGATATTTCCATCTTCGGTCAAGAATCAAATCCAGGAACATGGAAGATGGCCAAGATGAATTTAGCTATCAGAGGATTAGAAGGTAATCTTGGTGAAAGAAATGGTGATTCATTTACTGATGATTTGCATAAAGCATTAAGAGCAGATTTCATCATCGCAAATCCACCATATAACCTAAAACAATATTGGAAACCATCTCTTGAAGGAGATCCTAGATGGTTATTTGGTAGACCAGATGATAAGAATGGTAACTATGCATGGTTATCCTTAATGTATGCAAAATTAGCTCCTAGAGGAAAAGCAGCAATTCTTATGCCTAATGGTGCAACAACAAGCAATACACATGATGATTATAAAATTAGAAAGGCTATGATTGAATCTGGAAAAGTAGAAGCAATTTTAGCGTTACCTAATAAATTATTCTCTAATGTTTCTATTTCTGTCCAATGTTGGATTTTAAATAGAGCTAAAACAGATAGAAGCGTGTTATTTATTAATGCTGATGAAATGGGGACTTTAATTTCTAGAAAGATTAGAGTTTTAGAACAAAAAGACATTAATAAAATTGTAAAAGCCTATAAAGATTTCACAAACGGAAATCTTGAAGATATACCTGGTTTCTGTAAAGGAGCGTCTTATGATGAAATTCAATCAAAAGATTATTCTTTAAATCCGGGAAGATATGTAGGAGCTGATGAGTCTAACAAAATGACTCAAGAAGAAATTCAAGAGGAGTTAAGAAAGACTACAGCCGAATTATTAGAATTAATGAAGGAGGGAAAGGAACTAGAAGATAAAGTTAAAGAGATTTTAGAAGAAGAATTGAGATAGTGTTAACTATGTTGTTTTAGAAAATTTTAATTTATAAATATATTAAGACATTTTTTGATATTTCCTTTTCGCAAAACCAAGACAAAACTGGTATAAATGTGATATTCTTTTAGAAAGAGAGGTGAATTCAATGGTATACGAAAGTGTAATAGAAGAAACAATCATATCTTTATTACAAAATAAAGGTTATGAACTAATTGATGAAAATGACCATTGGGTTGCAAATAGAAGTCTTGATGAGTTTATTAATAAAGACTTGCTTTTAGAATGCCTAAGAAAAATTAATAAAGTTAAAAACGATGGTGTATTAGTAGATGCTATTAATGCTATTACCAGATTAGAAAATCCTTCTTTATTTGAAAGAAACTTCGCTTTTCATAAATATTTAGTTGACGGAATTACAATTGAATCTAAGGTCTATAAAGTTAATCCGTTAATTAAGTTTATTGATTTCAACAATCCAGAAAACAACGTTTTTCAGGTTTGCCACCAAGTAAAATTTAAAGAAGGTAAAAACACAAGAATACCTGATGTAATTATATATGTAAATGGTCTTCCATTGGTTGTTATGGAACTCAAATCTTTTGATGAAGATGCAACTAATGCGACATTAGATCATGCATATGCTCAATTAGGTTCTCATAGTGAATCTAATGGATACCGCTATGATATTCCTACATTATTTAACTATAATGCATTTTTAGTTATTTCTGATGGAGTAACAACTAAAGTTGGAACACTAACATCTAAGATTGATAGATATAATGAATGGAAGAGTGTATCTGGTGAAAAAGGATATGATAGCTCATGTGTTACTAAGCTAAATATATTAATTGATGGTTTATTCGATACTTCTATATTATTAGATGTCATTAAGAACAATCTTTTCTTTATTCAAGACAAGAATGATAAACCTATCAAAATCATGTCTCAATATCACCAATATTTCGGTGTAAACAAAGCATTAGATTCTATTCTTAAAACAGTTAAACCTAATGGTGATGGTAAAGCTGGTATTGTATGGCATACACAAGGTAGTGGTAAGTCATTCTCAATGGTTATGCTTGCTCATAGATTATTAATTGAAAAATCACTTAATGTACCAACTATTGTTTTGTTAACAGATAGAATTGATCTTGACGATCAACTATATAAGACATTCTATAGTGCTAGACAATATTTAAAATGCGAACCAGTTATTGCTAGATCAAGAGAAGACTTAGTTAAGAAATTAAATAAGATTAAACAAGGCGGAGTTATCTTAACTACCGTTGGAAAGTTTGATAAAGAGAACCTTCCAAAGAATGAAAGAAATAACATTATTGTTATGACCGATGAAGCTCATAGAGGGCATTATGGAATTTATGAGACTGTTCATTATGAAAAGAATAAAGAAACTGACGAAATGGAAGCAGTATTTAAATATGGTGTAGAAAAATATATTAGAGAAGCCATGCCTAATGCTACATTTATTGGTTTTACTGGTACTCCAGTTTCTACAAAAGATAAACAAACTACTGATATTTTTGGAGATATCATTGATGTTTATGATATGACTCAATCTGTTATAGATGGTTCTACAGTCAAACTTTATTATGAATCTAGACTTACTAAGGTATGGACTAATGATGAAGTTCTAAAACAAATTGACGAATATTATGATGACCTAGAAAAAAACGAGAGAGCTGATTTTAAATCAATTGAAAGATCTAAAGCAGAAATGTCTAAGATTAAAGTTATCTTAGAAGATGATGATATGATTGATTTGTTTGCTAAAGATATTTTAGCTCATTATGATGACAGAAAGAATTTCTTAAATGGTAAGGCAATGATAGTATGTCAGACTAGAGTTGCTGCAGCTAAACTTTATAGAAAAATAGTAGAAAAGCTAGGACCTGATATGAAGGATCAAGTCATCTTAGTTGCTACCGAATCTAATAAAGATACTGAAGAAGAAAGAGAACTATTTAAGAATAGTGATTATAGAAAAGAACTAGGTGAGGAGTTTAAGAAAGACAATTCAAAATATAAGATAGCTATTGTATGTGATATGTGGCTAACTGGATTTGACGTTCCAGATCTTGATGTAATGTACTTTATTAAGAGATTAAAATCATATAACTTAATGCAAGCTATCGCTAGAGTAAACAGAGTTTATCCTGGAAAGTTCTATGGTTTAATTGTTGATTATATTGGTTTAGGTAAAGCTTTAGATGATGCTTTAACTCAATATACAGATAGAGACAGAGAAAATAACTGCCAAGATATTAAGAAAGAAATTTATAACATTCTAAAAGAAAAGCTTTCTATTCTTAATGAATGGTTCTATAAGATTGATAAATCTAAATTCTATAGTAAAGACTCATTAACTAGATTTACTGCTATCCAAGAAGGAACTCAATTTATCTTAAGTGATAAAAAGAGAGAGGATACATTCATCCAAGATTTATCTTTAACAATCAAACAAGCCTTTGTTGTATGTGGTAGTATTGCTACAGAAGATGAAAAGAATGATGTTTATTATTATTTGGCTATTAGAAGCTATATTTTAAAGTTAAGAACTAAGACTGGCTCAGTAACTACTAAAGAGATGAATGAATATGTTTCAAATCTTTTAGCAGATGCTATTAAGGGCGATGAAGTAAAAGTATTAACTTTTGGTAAAGATGATTCAATCAACGCTATTGATTTATTAAGTGCTGAAAAGATAGAAGAGTTAAGAAAGAAAAATCCTCCTCTAGTATTTGTTGAGATAGTTAAGAAATTACTTGAAAGAGCTATTGCTGAATCAAGAAAGAATAACTTCTTTAAATCGCAAGAATATTCTAAACGTTTAAGAAAAATACTTGAAAAATACAACGATAGAGACGGCACATTTGCGCCAGAATCAACTATTATTGATTTGGTGAGCTTTGCTGGGGAGATGGTTTCTGATGAAAAAGAAGCCAATAAACTAGGTATCTTTGGTAGAGAAAGAGCATTCTATGATGCTTTGATTAGAGACAAGTCTGCTCAAGAATTATTAAATGATGAAACATTAAAATTAATTGCTAGAGAATTAAAAGAAGTAGTAGAAGAATATGCTTCAACTGACTGGTCTAATAAAGAATCTACTCGCGCAAAGATGAGAACAAAGATTAAAGAGTGCTTAAAGAAATATAATTATCCACCTAAGTATCAAAAACAAGCTGTGGATGAAGTAATTAAACAAGCTGAATACATCATGAACGAAAATTAAGAGAGCTCGCGAGTTAATCTCGCGAGTTTTTTCAAAATGGAGGGAATATGAAGAAACAATTAGTGCCCGTTATTTCTATATTAGTTATATTGTTTATCGCAGGAGGATTTACTGCGGTTTTTCAGGGTCTAGATGTAATCTGGCAAACCATAAAAGGTATATTTCCTATTTTTGTTCCAGCAATTAAACAAGGAATTAAAGATTACTTATCTTCAGCTTACTTTATTGTTGGAGTTATAATTGCTATTGCTTTAGCGTTCGGTATTATCTTGAGCGTTAAAAGCAGAAAGTTATTATATGTTATTATTTCTATAATAATAGAAGTTATTTCGTTGCTTAGTATTTTTAGTAATTTGGCGGTGTGTAGTTAATGAAAAAGAATTCAATTCAGCTTCTTATTGATGAAGTTAATTCTTCTCTGAATAGTGAAAATTATATCTCCGCTTTAATTGTTGCATTAGTCATTCCAGATGTCTGTGGTAAAATTTTATATCCTTCTGCAAGCACAACTGAAAGATATAAAAAATGGTTTGATAAGTATATTGGTGATTATGAGCAATCTCCACTTGCTAAAAAAGATTCAAAATGGAATCTACCTTATATGGACGGTTATGCTTGTTACAAACTTAGATGTGCCATGCTCCATGAAGGAGCTGAAGATATATCAAAAGATATAAAAATAGATAAATTCAAACTTCTTATAGGAAAGGATGCTTTGTGTGAATGTTCATCAAAAACACAAACATGCGATGAAACTGAAGTAACCGAGTGGTATGTTAATGTAGAAAATTTATGTAACAAGATTGTATGGTCTGCAGAAGCTTTTCTTAAAAAAGAAAATATAGATTCTGGTTCTATTCCTACGATAGATATCTCTGATAGATATTAACGTAAAATAAGGTCTCAAAGCACTAACAAAACAGATTTTGTGTTGCTTTTATTTAACGTCTATTTGTTCCAAAATATATCTTTATAGA
This region includes:
- a CDS encoding helix-turn-helix domain-containing protein, which encodes MKYSEAIKKLRKKMILTQTEFANMFEVSFGTVNRWESGKYRPTTKVKRKLQPYFEKYNIDVDVEEE
- a CDS encoding type I restriction endonuclease subunit R; amino-acid sequence: MVYESVIEETIISLLQNKGYELIDENDHWVANRSLDEFINKDLLLECLRKINKVKNDGVLVDAINAITRLENPSLFERNFAFHKYLVDGITIESKVYKVNPLIKFIDFNNPENNVFQVCHQVKFKEGKNTRIPDVIIYVNGLPLVVMELKSFDEDATNATLDHAYAQLGSHSESNGYRYDIPTLFNYNAFLVISDGVTTKVGTLTSKIDRYNEWKSVSGEKGYDSSCVTKLNILIDGLFDTSILLDVIKNNLFFIQDKNDKPIKIMSQYHQYFGVNKALDSILKTVKPNGDGKAGIVWHTQGSGKSFSMVMLAHRLLIEKSLNVPTIVLLTDRIDLDDQLYKTFYSARQYLKCEPVIARSREDLVKKLNKIKQGGVILTTVGKFDKENLPKNERNNIIVMTDEAHRGHYGIYETVHYEKNKETDEMEAVFKYGVEKYIREAMPNATFIGFTGTPVSTKDKQTTDIFGDIIDVYDMTQSVIDGSTVKLYYESRLTKVWTNDEVLKQIDEYYDDLEKNERADFKSIERSKAEMSKIKVILEDDDMIDLFAKDILAHYDDRKNFLNGKAMIVCQTRVAAAKLYRKIVEKLGPDMKDQVILVATESNKDTEEERELFKNSDYRKELGEEFKKDNSKYKIAIVCDMWLTGFDVPDLDVMYFIKRLKSYNLMQAIARVNRVYPGKFYGLIVDYIGLGKALDDALTQYTDRDRENNCQDIKKEIYNILKEKLSILNEWFYKIDKSKFYSKDSLTRFTAIQEGTQFILSDKKREDTFIQDLSLTIKQAFVVCGSIATEDEKNDVYYYLAIRSYILKLRTKTGSVTTKEMNEYVSNLLADAIKGDEVKVLTFGKDDSINAIDLLSAEKIEELRKKNPPLVFVEIVKKLLERAIAESRKNNFFKSQEYSKRLRKILEKYNDRDGTFAPESTIIDLVSFAGEMVSDEKEANKLGIFGRERAFYDALIRDKSAQELLNDETLKLIARELKEVVEEYASTDWSNKESTRAKMRTKIKECLKKYNYPPKYQKQAVDEVIKQAEYIMNEN
- a CDS encoding type I restriction-modification system subunit M is translated as MSQIINEDILWGAAEKLRDKCDPADYKNVVLGLVFLKYVSDKFSAKYKELAKVGDGREKDDDYYISDHVFIVPKEALWDTVASHSKQEDLGQIIDNAFICLERSNNQLKGILPKTYSKSDLDKTALGELVDFFSNNLNMEDADGDFFGQVYEYYIGAFAKYIPTKGGEFFTPKSVVELMVDILEPYQGRVYDPCCGSGGMFVQCSKFVKEHQGNVDDISIFGQESNPGTWKMAKMNLAIRGLEGNLGERNGDSFTDDLHKALRADFIIANPPYNLKQYWKPSLEGDPRWLFGRPDDKNGNYAWLSLMYAKLAPRGKAAILMPNGATTSNTHDDYKIRKAMIESGKVEAILALPNKLFSNVSISVQCWILNRAKTDRSVLFINADEMGTLISRKIRVLEQKDINKIVKAYKDFTNGNLEDIPGFCKGASYDEIQSKDYSLNPGRYVGADESNKMTQEEIQEELRKTTAELLELMKEGKELEDKVKEILEEELR